In the Candidatus Latescibacter sp. genome, one interval contains:
- a CDS encoding flavodoxin family protein produces MACLMVVQGSGRKKGFTSSLMENVVQNLEGVKGLDVEVYHLHDYTYGPCKSCFHCIRNVGSGCVLDDDWGRKRKGELFQGFIRANGLLVVDPVHGWGMSAQARLFLERIYPTFWEGIPYGLPFASISCASNQGFQTRATAELCKLAAGSGFRYIGGLPVHVAYIREARPKAVELGFRIAEAALEDERNGRHKLTDEEIFLMYMGTPWDIVDGYLENITDGTFAYETSVPARALRSGDFTDPEARGLLEKTCTHLKAALDHYAAHDRRTSAIELSLVAKFWTNATYKQFLEKDVVKAHIPKAYRPLEESCQKIDAETSSA; encoded by the coding sequence ATGGCGTGTCTCATGGTGGTTCAGGGAAGCGGCAGGAAAAAAGGATTTACCTCCTCGCTCATGGAGAATGTGGTCCAGAACCTGGAAGGGGTGAAAGGACTCGATGTCGAGGTCTACCACCTGCACGACTATACCTACGGCCCCTGCAAAAGCTGTTTCCACTGCATCCGGAATGTGGGTTCGGGCTGCGTCCTCGATGACGACTGGGGCAGGAAGCGAAAGGGCGAGCTTTTCCAGGGGTTTATCCGCGCGAACGGCCTCCTGGTGGTCGATCCCGTCCACGGCTGGGGGATGTCCGCACAGGCGCGGCTGTTCCTCGAGCGCATCTACCCTACCTTCTGGGAGGGAATTCCCTACGGCCTCCCGTTCGCCTCCATTTCCTGCGCCTCAAACCAGGGCTTCCAGACCCGCGCAACCGCAGAGCTCTGCAAACTCGCCGCCGGGAGCGGATTCCGCTACATCGGAGGTCTGCCGGTGCATGTGGCCTATATCCGTGAGGCCCGCCCAAAAGCGGTCGAGCTGGGCTTCCGCATCGCCGAGGCCGCCCTCGAGGACGAGCGCAACGGCCGTCACAAGCTGACCGACGAAGAGATTTTCCTCATGTATATGGGAACCCCCTGGGACATCGTGGACGGCTACCTGGAAAATATCACCGACGGCACGTTTGCCTACGAAACGTCCGTTCCCGCCCGGGCGCTCCGTAGCGGCGACTTCACCGACCCGGAAGCGCGCGGCCTTCTCGAAAAGACCTGCACTCACCTGAAAGCCGCGCTCGATCATTACGCCGCACACGACCGCCGCACCTCAGCAATAGAGCTATCGCTGGTGGCCAAATTCTGGACTAACGCCACATACAAGCAATTCCTTGAAAAAGATGTAGTCAAGGCGCATATCCCGAAGGCGTACCGGCCGCTGGAGGAATCCTGTCAAAAGATAGATGCCGAAACAAGTTCGGCATGA
- a CDS encoding ATP-binding cassette domain-containing protein encodes MNTVELQNVTKTFGKTIAVDDISLSVPQGSIYGFIGPNGSGKTTTLRMIMNIFYPDSGKILLFGEKSRGACTDRIGYLPEERGLYKNMKVREILQFYGKLKCGKDVTGEVDRWLTKLDLSDCAAKKVGALSKGMSQKVQFLATVVTEPELIILDEPFSGLDPVNTESLKNALLELREKGATVIFSTHDMNMAENMCDFIFMIFRGGKVLDGTLSSIQDTYGTDTIRIKTGSGLPALQELDGVESINDFGRMQELRMSPNCDPRNVLKTILARTSILSFEIAKPSLHDIFIRIAGPEAREVKHA; translated from the coding sequence GTGAACACAGTCGAATTACAGAATGTAACCAAAACATTCGGCAAAACAATCGCGGTTGACGATATTTCTCTTTCGGTTCCTCAGGGCAGCATTTATGGTTTTATCGGACCAAATGGGTCAGGCAAAACAACGACACTGCGAATGATCATGAACATCTTTTATCCTGACAGCGGAAAGATACTCCTGTTCGGTGAGAAGTCCAGGGGCGCCTGCACTGATCGAATAGGCTACCTCCCCGAAGAGCGGGGCCTCTACAAGAACATGAAGGTGCGCGAGATACTCCAGTTTTACGGGAAACTCAAGTGCGGTAAAGATGTAACCGGAGAAGTCGACCGGTGGCTTACGAAACTCGATCTGTCCGATTGCGCCGCTAAAAAAGTGGGGGCGCTCAGCAAGGGAATGAGCCAGAAAGTACAGTTCCTGGCGACAGTGGTCACCGAACCGGAATTGATCATACTCGATGAACCGTTCAGCGGTCTCGATCCGGTCAACACGGAGAGTCTTAAGAATGCTCTGCTTGAACTTCGGGAAAAGGGCGCAACGGTGATATTCAGCACCCATGATATGAACATGGCCGAAAATATGTGCGATTTCATTTTCATGATTTTCCGGGGGGGAAAAGTGCTTGACGGCACCCTGTCATCCATTCAGGATACCTATGGCACCGATACGATCCGTATCAAGACCGGCAGCGGTCTCCCGGCATTGCAGGAACTGGACGGCGTTGAAAGCATAAACGATTTCGGAAGAATGCAGGAGCTTCGTATGTCGCCGAACTGCGATCCCCGGAACGTTCTGAAGACTATCCTTGCTAGGACATCCATATTGAGCTTTGAAATAGCAAAACCATCGCTCCATGACATTTTTATAAGGATTGCCGGGCCCGAGGCGAGGGAGGTGAAACATGCGTAA
- a CDS encoding PLP-dependent aminotransferase family protein, which translates to MPHFRYSSWAAGLRSSDISEILWMARQPGMLTLAPGVPYPGSYPTEKVAEIIESLITREPETIFPYPFLQGTLRSREAVVYRMAKRGVKGLSPERVVMTAGSQAAMDMATRIIMDPGDTMIIEAPTFMGTLDSIKNAGFDLVEIPIDADGIRTDILRDTLARLSKQGIYPKMIYLMSNYHNPAGIMLSQERRKELPLIAEEYNCFIAEDDAYSELLYDDLDQTAVKAYDTTDSVIYLGSFSKLVSPGFRVGWAVVPEEMTATWNTCRPMLEVGAPALNQEIIAELHVDNWLDGHIEKIRKGYRSRRDAMLRALETYMPEGCTWTPAHGGFYVWVTTPDSIDNDQLLLTAVKNKVIYFTGKFFYLDHQNHGHFRLCFSRPDEDTITEGVKRVATAIKEEMAKKRHVY; encoded by the coding sequence GTGCCGCATTTTCGCTATTCTTCTTGGGCTGCCGGGCTTCGTTCATCCGATATTTCAGAGATACTCTGGATGGCCAGACAGCCCGGGATGCTGACCCTGGCGCCGGGAGTTCCTTACCCCGGCTCCTATCCTACTGAAAAAGTAGCGGAAATCATCGAATCGCTGATAACCCGTGAGCCGGAAACCATCTTTCCCTATCCGTTCCTGCAAGGGACTCTCCGCAGCCGTGAGGCGGTAGTGTACCGCATGGCCAAACGCGGTGTGAAGGGACTCAGCCCGGAGCGGGTAGTGATGACCGCCGGATCCCAGGCGGCGATGGACATGGCCACCCGGATAATCATGGACCCTGGAGATACCATGATCATCGAGGCGCCGACTTTTATGGGCACTTTGGATTCGATCAAGAACGCCGGATTCGATCTGGTCGAGATACCCATCGATGCGGACGGTATCAGGACGGATATTCTGCGGGACACACTCGCCCGTCTCTCGAAGCAGGGTATCTATCCTAAGATGATCTATCTCATGTCCAATTACCACAATCCGGCAGGTATCATGCTCTCCCAGGAGCGAAGAAAAGAACTCCCCCTGATAGCGGAAGAATACAACTGCTTTATCGCTGAGGATGATGCATACAGCGAGCTCCTCTACGACGACCTGGACCAGACAGCGGTAAAAGCGTATGATACGACCGATTCGGTGATTTACCTGGGAAGCTTCTCAAAGCTGGTTTCTCCGGGATTCCGGGTCGGCTGGGCGGTGGTGCCAGAAGAGATGACTGCAACATGGAATACCTGCCGTCCCATGCTCGAGGTCGGCGCCCCCGCCCTTAATCAGGAAATCATCGCCGAACTGCACGTTGACAACTGGCTGGACGGCCATATCGAGAAAATCAGGAAGGGATACCGGAGCCGCCGTGACGCCATGCTTCGCGCCCTGGAAACGTATATGCCCGAAGGATGCACCTGGACTCCTGCCCACGGTGGATTCTATGTCTGGGTCACCACGCCGGACTCTATCGATAACGACCAGCTTCTCCTGACCGCGGTTAAAAACAAGGTCATCTATTTCACCGGCAAGTTCTTTTACCTCGATCACCAGAATCACGGGCATTTCCGCCTGTGTTTCTCACGGCCGGATGAAGATACCATTACCGAAGGGGTTAAGAGAGTAGCTACAGCAATCAAGGAAGAGATGGCCAAGAAGAGACATGTATACTAA
- a CDS encoding cupin domain-containing protein: protein MKRIFLPLTMLILWMFWPSPSLAEQKGKPIYWSLVPSTYKDTPKCHSGAGTVKLSPIYGTPDFATNLRAISRGEIPPQCSIGEHVHRGIEEIFIILNANAQFTVNGHTAELPPRAMVVCQKGSSHGIYNPNSDVSLDWLYFAVSMVKNKWDSIDFVDDLSQKTLESPPPFQWTLLDRRLLKSATNAHGGKGTILFRRCFDKNSFATNWEFIDHCILPPGTSIGYHQHNMIEEVYYLVSGSGKVTVNNVTWEVKAGDAIPCTIYDSHGLYNNSNGEIELVVVSAALEKGKRNEKDLGDDLSTR from the coding sequence ATGAAACGTATTTTTCTCCCGCTCACAATGCTCATTCTATGGATGTTCTGGCCCTCCCCCTCCCTCGCCGAGCAGAAAGGCAAGCCCATTTACTGGAGCCTGGTTCCCTCGACATACAAGGACACACCCAAGTGTCACAGCGGCGCGGGAACGGTGAAGCTGTCGCCCATTTACGGCACCCCTGATTTCGCAACCAACCTACGTGCGATCTCACGCGGCGAGATTCCCCCGCAGTGCAGCATCGGCGAGCATGTCCACCGCGGCATTGAGGAGATATTCATCATTCTGAACGCCAACGCACAGTTCACTGTGAACGGCCACACCGCCGAGCTTCCGCCAAGGGCTATGGTGGTCTGCCAGAAAGGCTCTTCACATGGCATCTACAATCCCAACAGCGATGTATCGCTTGACTGGCTCTATTTTGCGGTGAGCATGGTGAAGAACAAGTGGGATTCCATCGATTTCGTGGATGATCTCTCGCAGAAGACACTAGAGTCACCGCCGCCGTTCCAGTGGACGCTTCTCGACCGCCGCTTGCTCAAATCTGCCACGAACGCCCACGGCGGCAAGGGAACCATTCTCTTCCGGCGCTGTTTCGACAAAAATTCCTTCGCGACCAACTGGGAGTTCATTGACCACTGCATCCTGCCTCCGGGAACCTCTATCGGCTACCACCAGCACAACATGATCGAAGAGGTCTACTACCTGGTTTCGGGAAGCGGGAAGGTTACAGTGAACAATGTCACCTGGGAGGTGAAAGCGGGGGACGCCATTCCCTGCACCATCTATGACTCGCATGGCCTCTATAACAACTCGAACGGGGAGATCGAGCTTGTCGTAGTCTCGGCCGCACTTGAAAAGGGCAAGCGGAACGAAAAAGACCTTGGCGATGATCTGAGCACCAGATAA
- a CDS encoding bile acid:sodium symporter family protein, translating into MEGSSNTMGKKIYTVFLVATVACLVGIIAMIAMGRLAEAGPLFVGLFAFFAMYSRGNDALKGFAFTIWIFAAVSVSMFYPYLFQQWGSYKLTRLIEPLMMIIMFGMGTAMSVRDFTQVLLMPKGVLVGMTLQFTVMPLVGFTLAKTFGFPPEIAAGVILIGCVPSGLASNVMNYIAGSNLALSVTITACATLAAPIMTPLWMKFLAGQFVPIDFLLMMWGVFKITIIPVSAGLIFNKFMHGKVNWLDRSLPILSMGGIVFIIVVITSAGRDNLLAVGLMLLGAEMIHNTMGYLGGYWGSRLCGLDEKSCRTVAIEVGLQNGGMASALAINVLKSPAAALAPAIFGPWMNISGSILANWWHAHPAKDRVIPSAEAEKEAMVEEKIIPKDT; encoded by the coding sequence ATGGAGGGTTCATCAAACACAATGGGTAAAAAAATATATACGGTTTTCCTTGTTGCGACTGTTGCCTGCCTTGTCGGGATCATCGCCATGATCGCCATGGGAAGGCTGGCTGAGGCAGGTCCTCTCTTTGTCGGGTTGTTCGCTTTTTTTGCCATGTATTCACGGGGAAATGACGCGCTGAAAGGGTTTGCTTTCACCATCTGGATTTTCGCCGCAGTTTCGGTTTCCATGTTCTACCCCTACCTTTTCCAGCAATGGGGCAGTTACAAGCTTACCAGGCTGATTGAACCATTGATGATGATCATCATGTTTGGCATGGGAACCGCAATGAGCGTGAGGGATTTCACCCAGGTGCTCCTCATGCCCAAGGGGGTTCTGGTTGGCATGACCCTGCAGTTCACCGTGATGCCGCTTGTTGGATTCACCCTTGCCAAAACCTTCGGATTCCCGCCGGAAATAGCGGCAGGAGTGATCCTCATCGGATGCGTCCCCTCCGGACTCGCTTCCAATGTGATGAACTATATCGCCGGATCGAACCTTGCGCTTTCGGTCACCATCACCGCATGCGCAACCCTGGCCGCCCCCATCATGACCCCGTTGTGGATGAAATTTCTGGCCGGGCAGTTTGTGCCGATCGACTTCCTCCTGATGATGTGGGGTGTTTTCAAGATAACCATCATCCCTGTCTCTGCCGGTCTGATTTTCAACAAATTTATGCACGGCAAGGTAAACTGGCTCGACCGCTCCCTTCCGATCCTTTCCATGGGCGGCATTGTTTTCATTATCGTTGTTATCACTTCCGCCGGAAGGGACAATCTGCTCGCAGTGGGGCTGATGCTCCTCGGCGCCGAGATGATCCATAATACGATGGGATATCTGGGCGGTTACTGGGGAAGCCGTCTCTGCGGGCTGGATGAAAAATCCTGCCGGACAGTAGCTATAGAAGTCGGCCTGCAGAACGGCGGCATGGCCTCCGCCTTAGCCATCAACGTGCTGAAAAGCCCTGCGGCGGCCCTGGCGCCTGCTATTTTCGGCCCCTGGATGAACATCTCCGGCTCCATCCTGGCCAACTGGTGGCATGCCCATCCAGCAAAGGACAGGGTAATTCCTTCCGCAGAAGCGGAAAAAGAAGCGATGGTTGAAGAGAAAATCATACCCAAAGATACGTGA
- a CDS encoding ABC transporter permease, giving the protein MRKIMTLAWREYKAAVRTKGFIIGLVLMPIFMSGGFIAMKLSESHIDTSDKKIAVIDWSGKIADSIVLAAKTRNETELYDTKKGKKVRPAYLFEVIDPNRENPAKQRLELSNLIRAKKLYAFVEIGADVVHPAGNPERSRIAYHSKNAVLDDLRRWLSWPVNNQLRSLRLADAGIDESKIRDLFLWVNIDGLGLASLNEGTGKFKDAERSNEGVAIGIPMIMIMLMFFMIMLGANPLLTSVMEEKTQRIAEVLLGSIQPFEFMMGKIIGGVGVSLTASMVYVIGGITAGKYMGLSAYIPYHLLPWFFAFMILAVFLFGSMLAALGSACNDLKDVQSLALPAMLPMMIPMFIMTPVLREPLSAFSTWLSLFPPFTPMLMMLRLSTPAGVPVWQPIVGIAGVLLFTLFSVWAGGRIFRIGILMQGKPPKLLDILRWAIRG; this is encoded by the coding sequence ATGCGTAAGATAATGACTCTAGCCTGGCGGGAATACAAGGCCGCAGTCAGGACAAAAGGGTTCATAATCGGCCTCGTTCTGATGCCGATCTTTATGAGCGGCGGTTTTATAGCCATGAAGCTGTCAGAAAGTCATATCGACACTTCCGATAAAAAAATTGCAGTCATCGACTGGTCGGGGAAGATTGCCGATTCCATTGTGCTGGCTGCAAAAACAAGAAACGAAACCGAATTGTACGATACTAAAAAAGGCAAAAAAGTCAGGCCGGCATACCTTTTCGAGGTCATTGACCCGAACAGGGAAAACCCTGCGAAGCAGCGGTTGGAGCTTTCGAACCTTATTCGCGCGAAAAAGCTGTACGCTTTCGTGGAAATCGGCGCCGATGTCGTTCATCCTGCAGGCAATCCCGAGAGATCGCGCATTGCCTATCACTCCAAGAACGCGGTATTGGACGATCTCCGGAGATGGCTGTCGTGGCCGGTCAACAACCAGCTTCGAAGCCTGCGGCTTGCCGATGCGGGTATTGATGAATCAAAAATCAGGGACCTGTTTTTATGGGTAAATATCGATGGCCTGGGTCTGGCCTCGCTGAACGAGGGAACCGGCAAGTTCAAAGACGCCGAACGCAGCAATGAAGGAGTTGCGATAGGCATTCCCATGATCATGATCATGCTGATGTTCTTTATGATCATGCTTGGGGCAAATCCGCTCCTGACCTCAGTAATGGAGGAAAAAACCCAGCGCATCGCCGAGGTGCTTCTCGGCTCGATACAGCCTTTCGAATTCATGATGGGAAAAATCATCGGCGGTGTGGGTGTGTCGCTGACCGCTTCTATGGTATATGTCATCGGTGGAATCACGGCCGGAAAGTATATGGGGCTTAGCGCTTATATTCCCTATCATTTGCTCCCGTGGTTTTTTGCTTTCATGATCCTGGCCGTATTCTTGTTCGGATCGATGCTTGCCGCTCTGGGGTCGGCCTGCAACGATTTAAAAGACGTGCAATCCCTGGCTCTGCCGGCAATGCTGCCGATGATGATACCCATGTTTATCATGACGCCGGTGCTCAGGGAGCCGTTGAGCGCCTTTTCGACCTGGCTTTCACTGTTTCCTCCTTTTACACCGATGCTGATGATGCTCAGATTGAGCACCCCGGCCGGCGTCCCTGTCTGGCAGCCGATTGTCGGAATTGCGGGAGTTCTGCTCTTTACTCTATTCTCAGTATGGGCCGGAGGCAGAATCTTCCGGATCGGCATCCTGATGCAGGGCAAGCCTCCCAAACTCTTGGACATCCTCCGCTGGGCAATACGAGGGTAA